A window from Drosophila nasuta strain 15112-1781.00 chromosome 3, ASM2355853v1, whole genome shotgun sequence encodes these proteins:
- the LOC132790149 gene encoding bomanin Short 6, whose product MKWLSLAFLLALLALASANPLQPGNVIINGDCKYCNVRGD is encoded by the exons ATGAAGTGGTTATCGTTGGCTTTTCTCCTCGCTTTGTTGGCACTCGCAAGTG CTAATCCACTGCAACCGGGAAATGTAATCATCAATGGCGATTGTAAATACTGCAATGTACGTGGCGATTAA
- the LOC132790150 gene encoding bomanin Short 5-like — MKLFSIVFVLGLLAFASASPVKPDVVINGDCRHCNVHGG, encoded by the exons atgaaacttttCTCAATTGTTTTCGTCCTGGgccttttggcttttgccAGTG CTTCCCCTGTGAAACCTGATGTCGTCATCAACGGCGATTGCCGTCATTGCAATGTTCATGGAGGTTAA
- the LOC132791933 gene encoding bomanin Tailed 2 translates to MRFPIRFNMNSLALVLLLFSCILAVTFAEPGKVYIMGECVDCNRDGVPETPFPVRDSGAAVQTLTTGAAAFGVLYYSIGALIRNMPH, encoded by the exons ATGCGTTTTCCGATCAGATTCAACATGAATTCGTTGGCTTTAGTGCTCCTTTTATTCAGCTGCATCTTGGCTGTAACTTTTg CTGAGCCTGGCAAGGTTTACATCATGGGAGAGTGCGTAGACTGTAACAGAGATGGTGTGCCCGAGACGCCTTTTCCTGTCCGTGATTCAGGTGCTGCTGTTCAGACATTGACAACTGGCGCTGCGGCTTTTGGTGTCCTATACTATTCTATTGGCGCTTTGATACGCAATATGCCGCACTAA
- the LOC132792560 gene encoding bomanin Bicipital 1-like, which produces MQRLVLLTVLVLAVLAANANAGKVTIRGQCVDCNRPEEESTTHKSSGSQDHAAHSPGQSKTSAAPAQASNSDWSQQLSNRFKRQWGGQQVIRFDGDDGGFSGGRSVTTIDGRGYPGTVVRNNDCVGCNIRG; this is translated from the exons ATGCAGCGCTTGGTATTGTTAACTGTTTTGGTCTTGGCCGTGTTGGCCGCCAACGCAAATG CTGGCAAAGTAACCATCAGAGGCCAATGTGTCGATTGCAACCGACCGGAAGAGGAGAGTACAACTCACAAATCTTCAGGCAGTCAGGATCATGCTGCTCACTCGCCTGGTCAAAGTAAAACGTCTGCTGCTCCAGCTCAGGCCAGCAACTCTGACTGGTCACAGCAGCTATCAAATCGCTTCAAACGCCAATGGGGAGGTCAGCAAGTGATCCGGTTTGATGGAGATGATGGTGGTTTCTCTGGAGGTCGCTCAGTGACAACGATCGATGGACGTGGCTATCCTGGCACAGTGGTGCGCAATAATGATTGTGTTGGCTGCAACATACGCGGCTAA
- the LOC132791958 gene encoding uncharacterized protein LOC132791958 codes for MKWFSFSLLLAVFSMFALLEAAPSGQIRVRTQVTQRVHVRNGNIKWNGDCHNCNIRTTKNTAEVTSTRRREFVRRF; via the exons ATGAAGTGGTTCTCGTTCTCGCTGCTGCTTGCAGTATTTTCAATGTTTGCGCTCTTGGAGGCAGCTCCATCTG GTCAAATACGAGTACGCACCCAAGTTACACAGCGAGTGCATGTGAGAAATGGCAACATCAAGTGGAATGGCGATTGTCACAATTGCAACATACGCACCACAAAAAACACCGCTGAAGTGACGAGTACAAGGCGCAGAGAATTCGTGCGTCGATTCTAA